In Nonomuraea sp. NBC_00507, the following are encoded in one genomic region:
- a CDS encoding alpha/beta hydrolase, whose translation MRVSPQAQQFAQFLESVSAKSSTPGLDLAIVRDIVETNHRASTEPEGVTYAEVDANGVPALWCIPEDADPDRALLHFHFGGSVTASMHSDRKAAGHIAKAAGARSLVVDFRLAPEHPYPAQLDDAETAYRWLLSQGYEPRNIGSTGHSIGGTLAVMLPLRLLANGEATPGAIVSVSPWADLTIRNASVDGNEKTDKMLSRRTLELFRGAWLQDPALDVADPRISLINADLTGLPPTTVHYGEYETLADDGAQLGRRLADFKVTSEVHPLPEGQHSFVLGAGRVPEVDHAIQQMGAWLRRHLGT comes from the coding sequence ATGCGAGTAAGCCCCCAGGCACAGCAGTTCGCGCAGTTCCTTGAGAGCGTGAGCGCGAAGTCCTCGACGCCAGGCCTCGACCTGGCCATCGTCCGTGACATCGTCGAGACGAACCATCGGGCGTCGACCGAGCCGGAAGGCGTGACCTACGCCGAAGTGGACGCGAACGGCGTCCCCGCCCTCTGGTGCATCCCCGAGGACGCCGACCCCGACCGAGCGCTGCTCCACTTCCACTTCGGCGGGTCGGTCACCGCCTCGATGCACTCCGACCGCAAGGCCGCCGGCCACATCGCGAAGGCGGCCGGCGCCCGCTCCCTCGTCGTGGACTTCCGCCTGGCGCCCGAACACCCCTACCCGGCGCAGCTCGACGACGCCGAGACGGCCTACCGGTGGCTGCTCTCACAAGGCTACGAGCCGCGGAACATCGGCAGCACGGGCCACTCGATCGGCGGCACCCTCGCGGTCATGCTGCCTCTGCGTCTGCTCGCCAACGGCGAGGCGACCCCAGGCGCGATCGTCAGCGTCTCGCCGTGGGCCGACCTCACCATCCGGAACGCGTCGGTGGACGGGAACGAGAAAACGGACAAGATGCTCAGCAGGCGCACGCTCGAACTCTTCCGAGGAGCCTGGCTGCAGGACCCCGCCCTGGACGTCGCCGACCCGCGGATCAGCCTCATCAACGCCGACCTGACCGGCTTGCCGCCCACGACCGTCCACTACGGCGAGTACGAGACCCTCGCCGACGACGGCGCCCAGCTTGGCCGCCGGCTTGCGGACTTCAAGGTCACCTCCGAGGTCCACCCGTTGCCCGAAGGACAGCATTCGTTCGTCCTGGGCGCGGGACGCGTACCCGAGGTGGATCACGCGATCCAGCAGATGGGTGCATGGCTCCGCCGCCACCTCGGCACCTGA
- a CDS encoding VOC family protein has protein sequence MARLKQVVFDCETPSALARFWAAALDEFDIRPYDDEEIARLASLGYTPETDPGVILDGPHLEVCFQKVELEPRSMTPVHFDICPRTGWRRSTA, from the coding sequence ATGGCACGTCTCAAGCAGGTCGTCTTCGATTGCGAGACGCCGTCCGCGTTGGCCCGGTTCTGGGCGGCCGCGCTGGACGAGTTCGACATCCGGCCCTACGACGACGAGGAGATCGCCCGCCTCGCCTCGCTCGGCTACACGCCAGAAACCGATCCGGGCGTCATCCTCGACGGACCCCACCTCGAGGTCTGCTTCCAGAAGGTCGAGCTCGAGCCGCGGTCGATGACACCCGTGCATTTCGACATCTGTCCGCGGACTGGCTGGCGGAGATCAACCGCCTAA
- a CDS encoding alpha/beta fold hydrolase, producing the protein MADAAENRYVEGPSARFTYRRMGQRRGVPLVLLHRFRGTIDWWDPEFLDYLAAEHDVIVFDNVGIGYTTGEPCDSLEGFAEGAIEFIEALGLAQAELLGWSLGGIVAQHVALRRPELVRKLIVAGSSPAAWVPGAPPMSEKVLGIMSKPDGGDLDDTTYLFYPETDAGRAAAREHFAHVSTRLAAGGPGISEAAAKGLLTAVAKLLERPFDQARAELEAIKHPVLYANGVHDVMLPAHASYVAVQHLDSATLILYSDAGHAFLFQHAKTFATEVTNFLAA; encoded by the coding sequence ATGGCAGACGCAGCCGAGAACCGTTATGTAGAAGGCCCCTCCGCCCGGTTCACCTACCGGCGGATGGGACAACGGCGCGGTGTCCCGCTGGTCCTGCTGCACCGCTTCCGCGGCACCATCGACTGGTGGGACCCGGAGTTCCTGGACTACCTGGCCGCCGAGCACGACGTGATCGTGTTCGACAATGTCGGGATCGGCTACACCACCGGCGAGCCGTGCGACTCCCTGGAGGGATTCGCCGAGGGCGCCATCGAGTTCATCGAGGCACTCGGTCTCGCGCAGGCCGAGCTGCTCGGCTGGTCGCTGGGTGGCATCGTGGCCCAGCACGTGGCCCTGCGACGCCCCGAGTTGGTACGCAAGCTCATCGTGGCGGGCAGCAGCCCGGCCGCCTGGGTGCCCGGGGCGCCACCCATGAGCGAGAAGGTCCTGGGGATCATGTCCAAGCCCGACGGCGGCGACCTGGACGACACAACGTACCTCTTCTATCCCGAAACCGACGCGGGCCGCGCCGCCGCACGCGAGCATTTCGCCCACGTCTCGACCCGGCTTGCCGCCGGCGGCCCCGGCATCTCCGAGGCGGCGGCCAAGGGCCTGCTCACCGCGGTGGCCAAGCTCCTGGAGCGCCCCTTCGACCAGGCGCGAGCAGAACTGGAAGCCATCAAGCACCCCGTCCTTTACGCCAACGGCGTGCACGACGTGATGCTCCCCGCACACGCTTCCTACGTCGCGGTCCAGCACCTCGACTCGGCCACCCTCATCCTCTACAGCGACGCGGGCCACGCCTTCCTGTTCCAGCACGCCAAAACGTTCGCCACCGAGGTGACCAACTTCCTCGCCGCCTGA
- a CDS encoding recombinase family protein, which yields MARRPEPVEWPDDLAGLRHGTPLLGCGRLRAAMRDASWFKQPDTTKDKYAHVVVVSHEMKTGHPGTTSGWEAAACDPTRIPLDVDGLVWDAADVSEALRCRRPGCSALFTQADRAQATETGRTYAYVRVSSRDQNPQLQLDAIEESGYDRLFTEKLSGKRGTNRPEWQRILTVAKAGDTVKFWKSDRWGRSAAHVLTTANELRERGVKVISLTENFDLDTKEGRFMFAVLAAAAEYELELRAERQAEGIAAAKRREATGAMLPGKKKTGRPRAIGPAELAALRRLVDDGVSVTEAARTLKIGRSTAYAALARR from the coding sequence GTGGCCCGGCGTCCTGAACCCGTCGAGTGGCCCGACGACCTCGCAGGCCTGCGGCACGGCACTCCGCTGCTGGGCTGTGGGCGCCTTCGTGCCGCGATGCGCGACGCGTCCTGGTTCAAGCAGCCCGACACGACCAAGGACAAGTACGCCCACGTCGTCGTGGTCTCCCACGAAATGAAGACCGGGCACCCTGGGACAACCAGCGGATGGGAAGCCGCAGCGTGCGACCCCACCCGGATCCCTCTGGACGTCGACGGGCTGGTCTGGGACGCCGCCGACGTCAGTGAGGCCCTGCGTTGCCGACGACCCGGCTGCTCCGCCTTGTTCACTCAGGCTGACCGCGCCCAAGCCACCGAGACCGGCCGAACCTACGCCTACGTGCGGGTCTCCTCCCGCGACCAGAACCCCCAGCTCCAGCTCGACGCGATCGAGGAATCCGGATACGACCGGTTGTTCACCGAAAAGCTGTCGGGCAAGCGTGGCACCAACCGGCCAGAGTGGCAGCGGATCCTGACCGTCGCCAAGGCCGGTGACACCGTCAAGTTCTGGAAGTCCGACCGATGGGGCCGCTCCGCTGCGCACGTCCTCACCACCGCCAACGAGCTGCGCGAGCGCGGCGTGAAGGTCATCAGCCTCACCGAGAACTTCGACCTGGACACCAAGGAGGGCCGCTTCATGTTCGCGGTCCTGGCCGCAGCCGCCGAATACGAACTGGAGTTGCGCGCTGAGCGCCAGGCGGAGGGCATCGCCGCCGCCAAACGCCGCGAAGCCACCGGCGCGATGCTGCCCGGCAAGAAGAAGACCGGACGGCCTCGCGCGATCGGGCCCGCCGAACTGGCTGCCCTACGCCGCCTGGTCGACGACGGCGTCTCGGTCACCGAGGCCGCCCGCACCCTCAAAATCGGCCGCTCCACCGCGTACGCAGCACTCGCGCGACGCTGA
- a CDS encoding helix-turn-helix domain-containing protein, whose amino-acid sequence MHTVGELLQQWRHRRRLSQLDLAIGADVSARHVSLVETGKSNPSADMILRLADQLDVPLRERNRLLLAAGFAPRYAERPLDGDALSAAWDAIARVLRAHEPYPALVIDRRWNIVMTNRAIDPFLADVAPDLLRPPINMVRLGLDPRGLAPHIVNLAEVRSLLRTRIARQLAAAPDPELTALYEDLLAPDSEDASHPIESEVATPMIFRFGERELRLFSTTTTFGTPMDITLDEVAIESYYPGDAESAAYFTTSDADARADT is encoded by the coding sequence ATGCACACGGTCGGGGAGTTGTTACAACAATGGCGGCACCGCCGGCGACTCAGCCAACTCGATCTCGCGATCGGCGCCGACGTCTCGGCTCGTCACGTCAGCCTGGTGGAGACCGGCAAGTCCAACCCGAGCGCCGACATGATCCTCCGGCTCGCCGATCAGCTCGACGTGCCATTGCGTGAGCGCAACCGGCTGTTGCTCGCCGCCGGCTTCGCGCCCCGCTACGCTGAGCGGCCGCTCGACGGGGACGCGCTGTCGGCAGCCTGGGATGCGATCGCAAGGGTGCTGCGCGCACACGAGCCATACCCGGCGCTGGTCATCGATCGCCGATGGAACATCGTGATGACCAATCGCGCCATCGACCCGTTCCTCGCCGACGTCGCCCCTGACCTGCTGCGGCCGCCGATCAACATGGTGCGGCTGGGATTGGACCCGCGCGGGCTCGCCCCTCACATCGTCAATCTGGCTGAGGTGCGTTCGCTGCTGCGTACCCGCATCGCGCGTCAACTCGCCGCCGCTCCCGACCCCGAGCTCACCGCGCTCTACGAGGACCTGCTGGCGCCCGACTCCGAGGACGCGAGCCACCCGATCGAGTCCGAGGTCGCCACCCCGATGATCTTTCGCTTCGGTGAACGAGAACTACGGCTGTTCTCGACCACCACGACGTTCGGCACCCCGATGGACATCACCCTGGACGAGGTCGCGATCGAGTCGTACTACCCGGGGGACGCGGAGAGCGCCGCCTACTTCACCACATCCGACGCCGACGCTAGAGCCGACACGTAG
- a CDS encoding alpha/beta fold hydrolase — MSITYKDAPTRMVDVGGTSFAYRRLGTGNGVPVIFLNHLTGVLDNWDPRIVDGIAAGHRVVTFDNRGVGASQGKTPNSVAAMARDAIAFIRAMGFEQVDLLGFSLGGMVAQVIVEEEPKLVRKLILAGTGPAGGQGIDKVTSVTIRDTIKGALTFKDPKQYLFFTRTANGRAAARKFLERLKERTDNRDKSISLTAFRSQLKAIHAWGLQDPYDLSDIQHPVLVVNGDNDRMVPSSNSVDMARRLPDAQLTLYRDAGHGGIFQYHEEFVKKALEFLAP, encoded by the coding sequence ATGAGCATCACGTACAAGGACGCGCCCACCAGGATGGTCGATGTCGGCGGAACGAGTTTCGCGTACCGGCGACTCGGAACGGGCAACGGCGTGCCAGTGATATTCCTCAACCACTTGACCGGGGTTCTGGACAACTGGGATCCCAGGATCGTCGACGGCATCGCCGCCGGACATCGAGTGGTCACCTTCGACAACCGAGGCGTCGGCGCCTCACAAGGTAAGACACCGAACTCAGTGGCCGCGATGGCGCGTGACGCCATCGCCTTCATTCGGGCGATGGGCTTCGAACAGGTCGATCTCCTGGGCTTCTCCCTCGGCGGCATGGTCGCTCAGGTGATCGTGGAAGAAGAGCCGAAGCTCGTCCGCAAGCTCATCCTCGCCGGCACGGGCCCAGCCGGGGGCCAAGGCATCGACAAGGTCACCTCTGTCACCATCCGCGACACGATAAAAGGCGCGCTGACCTTCAAAGATCCGAAGCAGTATCTCTTCTTCACTCGAACAGCAAACGGCCGGGCGGCGGCCCGGAAATTCTTGGAGCGGCTGAAGGAGCGTACGGACAACCGGGATAAGTCGATTTCGCTAACGGCTTTCCGTTCCCAGCTCAAGGCCATCCACGCCTGGGGATTGCAAGATCCCTATGACTTGTCGGACATTCAGCATCCTGTCCTGGTGGTCAACGGCGACAACGACCGGATGGTGCCCAGCAGCAATTCTGTCGACATGGCTCGACGGCTGCCGGACGCCCAACTCACACTGTATCGTGACGCCGGACACGGCGGCATATTCCAGTATCACGAAGAGTTCGTCAAAAAGGCTCTGGAATTCCTCGCGCCATAA
- a CDS encoding Tn3 family transposase yields MIFHTALDMMEVMRQLLLEGWEIGAEDVAQLSPYLTAHISRFGLYATDVLRLRPDDFDPDLPEIDFTTLSEAA; encoded by the coding sequence GTGATCTTCCATACCGCGCTGGACATGATGGAGGTGATGCGCCAGCTTCTGTTGGAGGGCTGGGAGATCGGCGCCGAGGACGTCGCGCAGCTGTCGCCCTACCTGACCGCGCACATCAGCCGGTTCGGCCTGTACGCGACCGATGTGCTACGTCTGCGTCCCGACGACTTCGACCCCGACCTGCCCGAGATCGACTTCACCACCCTGTCCGAGGCGGCGTAG
- a CDS encoding helix-turn-helix transcriptional regulator has translation MGISRLSTNARQRRSSEMRAFLQSRRARVTPADVGMPAGEGRRTPGLRREEVAVLAGVGVSWYTWLEQGRDINVSADVLDAIARVLRLEPAEREHLYLLAGLNPPQAAPSEGRVPDAVRRLLEGWLPRPAYVIDRHWNVLGVNRAAEIVFQCNEYDHNCLVSFFTNARYRAAVVDWHDAARAMVGLFRADAARYLDDPEFGRLAADMCAASPAFAEIWAELPVGGPTHGTKALEITGLGTLTFEATTLPLPELPGHRLWLHTPAPGTGTEALLERLVVVSDPGSANTAA, from the coding sequence ATGGGCATTTCCCGGCTCTCCACAAATGCGCGGCAGCGGCGCAGTTCCGAGATGCGCGCGTTCCTCCAGTCGCGGCGAGCCCGGGTGACGCCCGCTGACGTGGGCATGCCGGCAGGCGAAGGCCGCCGTACACCCGGGCTGCGGCGGGAGGAGGTGGCGGTGCTCGCCGGCGTAGGAGTGTCCTGGTACACCTGGCTCGAACAGGGACGCGACATCAACGTCTCCGCCGACGTCTTGGACGCCATCGCCAGGGTGCTGCGCCTGGAGCCCGCCGAGCGCGAGCACCTGTACCTCCTCGCCGGCCTCAATCCGCCGCAGGCGGCGCCGTCCGAAGGCCGGGTCCCCGATGCCGTGCGGCGACTGCTGGAGGGCTGGCTGCCGCGGCCCGCGTACGTCATCGACCGGCACTGGAACGTTCTCGGGGTCAACCGCGCGGCGGAGATCGTGTTCCAGTGCAACGAGTACGACCACAACTGCCTGGTCAGCTTCTTCACCAACGCCCGCTACCGTGCGGCAGTCGTGGACTGGCACGACGCGGCGCGAGCGATGGTCGGCCTGTTCCGGGCGGACGCCGCCCGCTACCTGGACGATCCCGAATTCGGCCGCCTGGCCGCGGACATGTGTGCCGCGAGCCCCGCCTTCGCCGAGATTTGGGCGGAACTCCCCGTGGGCGGTCCCACCCACGGCACCAAGGCCCTGGAGATTACCGGCCTGGGGACGCTGACCTTCGAGGCCACCACTCTGCCGCTGCCCGAACTGCCCGGCCACCGCCTGTGGCTGCACACCCCCGCACCCGGGACGGGAACGGAGGCCCTGCTGGAGCGCTTGGTGGTGGTGTCAGACCCAGGTTCAGCCAACACTGCCGCGTAA
- a CDS encoding NADP-dependent oxidoreductase, which translates to MKAFILDRYGNNDGVRVGVMPDPEVRENDVLVQIHAAGVNLLDSKIRDGEFKLILPYHLPVVLGNDVAGVVVRVGSRVRRFKPGDEVYARPNQDRIGAFAELISIKEDDVALKPTHLTMEEAASIPLVGLTAWQAMFEKAKLKRGQKVLIQAGSGGVGTFAIQLAKHVGATVATTTSTANIDLVKRLGADVVIDYRKDDFEKVLHDYDVVLHSLDDETLKKSLRVLKPGGKLISISGPPDPDFAKQVGSPWILRPVMRVLSYRARRAAKRRHVSYSFLFMRASGDQLREISSLIDSGIIRPVVDRVFPFESTNEAMAYLETGRAKGKVVVKVR; encoded by the coding sequence ATGAAAGCATTCATTCTCGACCGTTATGGAAACAACGATGGCGTGCGTGTGGGCGTAATGCCGGACCCGGAGGTACGGGAGAACGACGTCCTGGTCCAGATCCACGCCGCAGGTGTGAATCTTCTCGATTCCAAAATCAGGGACGGAGAGTTCAAACTCATTCTGCCCTATCACCTGCCGGTCGTTCTGGGCAATGATGTGGCCGGCGTCGTGGTCCGGGTCGGGTCTCGAGTGCGGCGATTCAAACCCGGCGACGAGGTCTACGCACGGCCGAACCAGGATCGAATCGGTGCCTTCGCGGAACTCATCTCGATTAAAGAAGACGACGTGGCGCTGAAGCCGACACACCTCACCATGGAAGAAGCGGCCTCCATCCCACTGGTCGGCTTGACTGCCTGGCAGGCGATGTTCGAAAAAGCGAAGCTGAAGAGAGGACAGAAAGTTCTCATCCAAGCGGGTTCCGGCGGCGTAGGAACATTTGCCATCCAGTTGGCCAAGCATGTCGGCGCGACCGTGGCCACAACAACCAGCACGGCGAACATCGATCTGGTGAAGCGCCTCGGCGCAGATGTCGTGATCGACTACAGGAAAGACGACTTCGAAAAAGTTCTGCATGACTACGATGTGGTCCTGCATAGCCTGGATGACGAGACACTCAAAAAATCTCTACGAGTGCTGAAGCCCGGCGGAAAGCTCATCTCGATCTCGGGCCCACCTGATCCCGATTTCGCGAAACAGGTCGGATCGCCATGGATTTTGCGGCCGGTAATGCGCGTTTTGAGCTATCGGGCCAGGCGGGCGGCAAAACGTCGTCACGTCAGCTATTCGTTTCTGTTCATGAGAGCAAGCGGAGATCAGCTGCGCGAGATCAGCTCTCTCATTGATTCGGGGATCATACGCCCGGTCGTGGATCGGGTCTTTCCATTCGAATCAACCAACGAAGCCATGGCCTACCTCGAAACGGGACGCGCCAAAGGCAAGGTCGTCGTCAAGGTGAGATGA
- a CDS encoding VOC family protein encodes MLPEGRARAAVDDTRAFRHLSADWLAEINRLTGRGATVKERFEAHAWMRDPEGNDFCVVDGNHGGSGLQHGGELT; translated from the coding sequence CTGCTTCCAGAAGGTCGAGCTCGAGCCGCGGTCGATGACACCCGTGCATTTCGACATCTGTCCGCGGACTGGCTGGCGGAGATCAACCGCCTAACCGGCCGGGGTGCGACCGTCAAGGAGCGGTTCGAGGCCCATGCCTGGATGCGGGATCCGGAGGGCAACGACTTCTGCGTCGTCGACGGCAATCACGGAGGCTCCGGCCTGCAGCACGGGGGTGAATTGACGTGA
- a CDS encoding SDR family oxidoreductase: MDLSTSTVLVTGANRGFGRALAAELLGRGASVYAGARNPDQVDLPGVKPIALDVTDPASVAAAAQATGDVTVLINNAGSATGSDLLAGDLDDIRLEIDTHYFGTLSVIRGFVPQITANGGGAILNILSGLSWVSFPEIGAYCAAKSAQWSLTNALRVQLADQGIRVAGLHVGYMDTDMARTVTSAKSDPADIARIAVDGIAAGAYEIVADDVSRQAQAALAAGVTALYPQLP; encoded by the coding sequence ATGGATCTGTCCACCAGCACCGTTCTCGTCACCGGAGCCAACCGGGGGTTCGGCCGCGCGCTCGCCGCCGAGCTGCTCGGCCGCGGCGCCTCCGTCTACGCCGGTGCCCGTAACCCCGACCAGGTCGACCTGCCGGGCGTCAAGCCGATCGCGCTCGACGTCACCGACCCCGCCTCCGTGGCGGCCGCCGCCCAAGCCACAGGCGACGTGACGGTCCTGATCAACAACGCCGGCTCAGCCACCGGCAGCGACCTGCTCGCAGGCGACCTGGACGACATCCGCCTGGAGATCGACACCCACTATTTCGGCACCCTCTCGGTAATCCGCGGCTTCGTACCCCAGATCACGGCCAACGGCGGCGGCGCGATCCTGAACATCCTGTCCGGCCTGTCCTGGGTAAGCTTCCCGGAGATCGGCGCCTACTGCGCCGCCAAGTCCGCGCAGTGGTCACTCACCAACGCCCTGCGCGTGCAGCTCGCCGACCAGGGCATCCGAGTGGCCGGACTGCACGTCGGCTACATGGACACCGACATGGCGCGGACGGTCACCTCGGCCAAGTCCGACCCCGCCGACATCGCCCGGATCGCCGTCGACGGCATCGCCGCCGGCGCCTACGAAATCGTCGCCGACGACGTCAGCCGCCAGGCACAGGCCGCGCTGGCCGCAGGCGTCACGGCGCTCTACCCGCAGCTCCCCTGA
- a CDS encoding SDR family NAD(P)-dependent oxidoreductase has protein sequence MKRFTNKTVLITGGTSGIGFATARRLLDEGAYVVIIGRDQARLDTAAERLGSERVLPVRADVSVDADLDLLVRRIETWRGALDAVFANAGIADFRPEFTPKDFDHTVGINFKGVFFTIQKALPLMGDGGAVVINASWTLHRGLPAASIYAASKAAVHNLARTLGTDLAPRGIRVNSVSPGYIETDMYRSAIDPDAEARIMAEVPLGSLGHPDDVAAAVAFLVSDDASYITGQDLVIDGGLVAAAPLGLRL, from the coding sequence ATGAAGCGATTCACGAACAAAACAGTTCTGATCACCGGCGGCACCAGCGGCATCGGGTTCGCGACCGCGCGCAGGCTTCTCGACGAGGGCGCGTACGTCGTCATCATCGGCCGCGACCAGGCCCGCCTCGACACCGCGGCAGAACGCCTGGGCTCCGAGCGGGTCCTGCCCGTCCGCGCGGACGTCAGCGTTGACGCCGACCTCGACCTCCTCGTGCGACGCATCGAGACCTGGCGCGGCGCCCTCGACGCGGTCTTCGCCAATGCCGGTATTGCGGACTTCAGGCCAGAGTTCACCCCGAAGGACTTCGACCACACCGTCGGAATCAACTTCAAGGGAGTGTTCTTCACGATCCAAAAGGCGCTGCCGCTGATGGGCGACGGAGGCGCCGTCGTCATCAACGCCTCTTGGACCCTGCACCGCGGCCTCCCGGCGGCCTCGATCTACGCCGCCAGCAAGGCTGCCGTGCACAATCTCGCCCGCACGCTCGGCACTGACCTCGCGCCGCGTGGCATCCGCGTCAACTCCGTCAGCCCCGGCTACATCGAGACCGATATGTACCGGTCCGCCATCGACCCCGATGCGGAGGCCCGCATCATGGCGGAGGTGCCGCTCGGCTCGCTCGGCCATCCGGACGATGTCGCCGCTGCCGTCGCCTTCCTGGTTTCGGACGACGCGTCGTACATCACCGGTCAGGACCTCGTTATCGACGGCGGCCTCGTGGCAGCGGCGCCCCTCGGGCTGCGCCTTTGA
- a CDS encoding TetR/AcrR family transcriptional regulator, which translates to MRYSKEHKQATRQRIIETAGRRLKKDGIDGSGVATLMADAGLTNGAFYAHFASKEDLVATTVADQLREQRESLSAVAPGRAGVEQIVRQYLSPEHRDNPGEGCPSAALLDEIGRCTDVTRQAYTDGVLDIIDDFTARLAPHDPQSARVKTLTIYAGMVGTLQLSRALADRQLADAVLEQGIHNALTLLDATQQS; encoded by the coding sequence GTGCGGTACAGCAAGGAGCACAAGCAGGCGACGAGGCAGCGGATCATCGAGACCGCCGGCCGCCGGCTCAAGAAGGACGGCATCGACGGCTCCGGAGTCGCCACGCTCATGGCGGACGCGGGACTGACCAATGGCGCCTTCTACGCCCACTTCGCCTCCAAGGAGGACCTGGTCGCCACCACCGTCGCCGACCAGCTCCGCGAACAGCGCGAAAGCCTCAGCGCGGTGGCGCCCGGCCGCGCCGGAGTCGAGCAAATCGTGCGTCAGTACCTGTCGCCCGAGCACCGCGACAACCCCGGCGAAGGCTGCCCGTCGGCCGCCCTGCTCGACGAGATCGGCCGCTGCACGGACGTGACCAGGCAGGCCTACACCGACGGTGTGCTGGACATCATCGATGACTTCACCGCGCGTCTGGCGCCGCACGATCCGCAGTCGGCACGCGTCAAGACGCTCACCATCTACGCAGGAATGGTCGGGACACTGCAACTCTCCCGCGCCCTGGCCGACCGGCAACTCGCCGACGCCGTCCTCGAGCAAGGCATCCACAACGCCCTCACGCTGCTGGACGCCACACAACAGAGCTGA
- a CDS encoding winged helix-turn-helix domain-containing protein yields MSHPRHALDEIIHAPVRLSIMAMLAAAETAEFGFLRDTIEVSDSLLSKHIQTLEKAGYVRVTKGFVGKRPRTWLALTDEGRDAFQSYTSILRQITEGTPRG; encoded by the coding sequence GTGAGCCATCCCCGGCACGCGCTCGACGAGATCATCCACGCCCCGGTGCGGCTGTCCATCATGGCCATGCTCGCGGCGGCGGAAACGGCTGAGTTCGGCTTCCTGAGAGACACGATCGAGGTCAGCGACTCGCTGCTGTCCAAGCACATCCAAACGCTGGAGAAGGCGGGCTACGTACGGGTGACGAAAGGCTTCGTCGGCAAACGCCCTCGAACCTGGCTGGCGCTGACCGACGAAGGGCGCGACGCCTTCCAGAGCTACACGTCCATACTCCGGCAGATCACCGAGGGCACCCCTCGCGGCTGA
- a CDS encoding serine hydrolase, with amino-acid sequence MLLAPLLAAPMPAAPDDLTDAEAVLAYIRAHPDDVALVTQGISHHADRLAPVASAIKIIHLAAYTDAVRQGKTKPDEHVSVALWNSYHLPGTDGGAHEAALQRLKPGTSVTLDQLVSAMIEESDNAAADLLRDRLGPGALRKIAQTRVSTINGEVLRAFGGCTLPADVCMKNYVKAGKPVRLTLPGFAQQAAWSETVTRIEPGVLRRVLAGLRTDKTASRHLEWPMRQPGADPDTLLIGTKGGSLPGAISEAMYIVRPGQKPRETVLALRRLPETTWLSGMGSYAHQQFLVRMATDSAFFAKVRTALK; translated from the coding sequence ATGCTCCTGGCTCCCCTGCTGGCAGCCCCGATGCCCGCCGCCCCCGATGACCTCACGGACGCCGAGGCCGTACTCGCCTACATCCGCGCTCATCCCGACGACGTCGCGCTGGTCACGCAGGGCATCAGCCACCATGCCGACCGCCTCGCCCCCGTGGCGTCGGCCATCAAGATCATCCACCTCGCCGCCTACACCGACGCCGTCCGCCAGGGAAAGACCAAGCCGGACGAACACGTCTCCGTGGCCCTGTGGAACTCCTACCACCTGCCCGGCACCGATGGCGGCGCCCACGAAGCGGCGCTGCAACGACTCAAGCCCGGTACGAGCGTCACGCTCGATCAGCTCGTCTCCGCCATGATCGAAGAGAGTGACAACGCCGCCGCCGACCTGCTGCGCGACCGCCTCGGCCCCGGCGCGCTGCGCAAGATCGCGCAAACTCGCGTCAGCACCATCAACGGCGAGGTGCTCCGTGCTTTCGGTGGCTGCACGCTCCCCGCCGACGTCTGCATGAAGAACTACGTCAAGGCCGGAAAACCGGTGCGGCTCACGCTTCCCGGCTTTGCCCAGCAGGCTGCCTGGAGCGAAACCGTGACCCGCATCGAACCTGGCGTTCTGCGCAGAGTGCTCGCCGGACTCAGGACGGACAAGACGGCGAGCCGGCATCTGGAATGGCCGATGCGCCAGCCCGGCGCCGATCCCGACACGCTCCTCATCGGCACCAAGGGCGGCTCGCTGCCCGGCGCCATCAGCGAGGCCATGTACATCGTCCGGCCAGGTCAGAAGCCGCGCGAGACCGTCCTCGCACTGCGGCGACTACCTGAGACGACCTGGCTCTCCGGGATGGGTAGCTATGCTCACCAGCAGTTCCTTGTACGAATGGCGACGGATTCCGCCTTCTTCGCGAAAGTCCGCACAGCATTGAAGTGA